Sequence from the Montipora foliosa isolate CH-2021 chromosome 12, ASM3666993v2, whole genome shotgun sequence genome:
TGGAACCTACAGTAGCCTCTTCTGACAGCACTGGCTCGTCCTGGAAAAGTCTCTAAAAATGCTGTAAAGCAATATTATTCAACAGTAGCTCTCCTTTCAATTCACTATCTCTTCTCTCGGTCATGCATTCCGTTCACCCACTAGGAGGAGTACATTTATTCATAACACTGAtaggaataataatgatgatgatgatgatatagatttagccaagcctaaaagtggagttcccgggttatttattcttacaataagttaacctggcttgagcctgtgatctaAATGAAACCTAGTACCTGGTCAGGGGTCAACTTTAAAACAAATGGCTGATCTcaatgagctttaaacttgaatGTGCGATATGGTCAcctgatactggtcagcagataccttgttttgacagttgtcaattgaccataacataaATGTCCAATTTCAAAGATGTACATTTACACTGAAAACTACATGTAGCTGTAGTATGGctacctcgatgagctctaaacttgaaccTGCGATATGGtcgcatgatactggtcacattggcatgcaTGGAGAGATGGACGGTCATACAGTCGTATGGTCGtatggtgaccaaaaccaaattttcttgcacagaTGGGTCACCATGTTATTTTCTTATCCATGGTGCTCTGTGTGCACGCCAAAGGCACGCATGGAGCTTCGATACCAATAATACTGTATTTGTGGCATACATGCATATGTATCCATAACTTTGCCGAATAATacatgtgtacatgtatgtgataATTGTTTCAGTTTTACAAATCATGTAATTTCAAACTTTGATGGCATGCTTGTACGGTATTTTGAGAGGTAAATCCTTGCAAAGAATAGCAATTatgatacactgtacatgtaggtggGCAGGGGGTACTTTTAGTAAGGTGCTTTGCACTGGAAAAAACAAGGATCTGTACAGTGCAGCTGGAGAAAATGAGGTTTTGTAACTTGGTATTTACATTGTATTATATCGTTGGTATAATTATGTACTTTGTAAGTCAGGCAAGTGGTACTGTGGTTCTGGCTTGTGTGAAATGTACTTCAGTGTACATCTGACTGATATAGTAACTATCTACTCCTTTCATTATGCCttgcactgtacatgtatatgtatgttTTTCTTGCCTTCACAGGTCATTGTCACTGCTGACAAGAATTCAGATGAAAGTTTTACTTTAAAGAACATTGTGAGATCAGTTGGTACAAAATTGATAAGGGAAAAGCTCGGACAGTATATAAAAGAACTTACACAAGGTTTGTGGTAAATCTTTACTTTGTATGATACATGTACACATAGCAGGCTAGAAATTGAGAGACACTGTTACACAGTCACTGTATTAAGGAATGTGGTACTGCTGCCTTGAGCTACATCCACATACATCTGTAATTAAAACAGAAAACCACCCTCTGTGGGAGCTGTACCGTAGGTTTGGGAGTCACCACCTTTGACCCATACTTTCTTAAGGACGtgcaaattataattattataatacagTAGTTGCTGGTCTTGCCATAATGATTATGATGCTGGCAGTCAATGTCAAATAAATTTGTCACATTCATGATTATGAAatgttttaaccctttgatgcctaaaccagcctaaaccagccagtttactctgtctaacgccagatgattttactcgtcaatggggaacccccaggagtcaatctGTTAATCTTGCACTTAAAATAACGTGTAGACTTGAAAATGCTTTATTTTTGCCCTCAAGGGATCTACATGTATACTAAAGTTTATAATATGAATGTGATAGAAACCATAAATTATTACATTGTTTGTTAGAATTTAGCCAAGGCATGATTTTACCATCCAAAGACAGTCCAGTGGTTCAGAGACCTGGAAGTGATCAAAATATTGATGCATTCAAAACTGCAGTGAATAATCCCACTGGGACAGgagataaaaacaaaaagaatagtAAGTTCATCAGCAACATTGTGCATGTTTTGTCACTGAATTAGATCATTAGAGTGTGCTTTCTCAAGAATGTGAACCAAactttgtacatgtatgcataCAAGTTATGGAAAAACTTGTAAAGTAAAAACTTATGCTAAAAATGAATAACTTGGTAAAAATTGTGGGTCTTTTGGCATTAATTGAGAGGCATCATGAGACTGGTGGTAATTATTAAACCTAAAACACAACGGATGAAATAAAGGTtgaatttcttttttgtggggcacataattattattattttcatcatcatcatttccaCTCGCCAAAGCCACTCGCCAAAGCAATTCTTTGCAGTCTGCCATGTTGGATGAAGAGAGGAGAATGACTGGTGCCAAATGTTGCCTCAATCACATTCACTATGTCCTTCCGGTTTTCCAcgtgttgtttattaaaaatgAAAGTCACAACAAGAAAGCATGCAGATGGAGGTGATATTTTGTTGTATTTCAACAACAGATCTAGATCTACATCTCTTGTTGAAATACAAGAGATCTAGAGTGCAAAAAAACTGTCCTCTAACTTGTCCATGTGCAGCTACGTGTTAATACAATCCAATTGTAAATATTGGTGACTGATGATGTTGCCCAGATAGttggaaatgccatttccgagctcctagatttcaaaaatttctgggGAAGCATGCCCTCAGTCCCCCTTTCTAGCCACAGCCACCTCCTTCACAAACGAGCCGTTTACTAAAgtacttattgaaacccctgattaCTAATGTTCTTTTAATATCCATAGTTGATGCACAAACTCAAGTGGGATGTCccatttcaacaaaaaaactgatCATGAAAGAGTTCTTTTTAACTTCTGCTGACGAAATATATGCTGCATTCACCGAGCAAAAGGTAATAAACTGGtacattttaattaaaattaatccaAGATGTATGTGGAATTGGGGAGAAAACATCTAGCCCCAGTGGATCGGTGAGTAAATAGTTGCCATCTGATGGAAGGTTATTATCTAGAGTGGACACAGTGTACATGTGTAGCTATCCTGGTGATCTTTTATGCAACCAGGGCCAGGGTTTTTAGTACAAGTTGACATGCCATTGAACAGCTTTACAAAGTGTgcaaataattcaattaatGCTGCCTCTAACAAAAATGGTAAATAAAATACAGTGCATGTGCTTTTCCAATAAAAAATCATGGTAGTTCAGCTTCATCATTCtaacaataaaatattatgCTGGCTAGCCTGTGTAGGAACTTGACTGTCACATACATTATATACACCATGCAGTTGCAATGGTAATCATTAATGGATTCTTTGCTTTCTGAAATATGTGATGGACAGAGACTTGAAGCATTTACTCGTAATTCTGTGAAGGTGGATGCCAGTCGTGGAGGAACATTTGTTCTCTTTAATGGCAATgtgacaggaaaatttcaagAGCTGGTAGGTCATACTGTTGAGAAAGATTGTCTTGCGTATTATGCATGGTTTACAATTTATGGTcgtataaattatattttgactGATTTGGATTAAATGTTTTACTCCTTCTCCTTGCACCAGTCACAGAAAATTTGAATTAATTTAGCACAGTTACAATAAAGCAATAGACAAATCCTATAATActtataaaaattattattataagccCAAGGCATAATTATTATGCAACAGCAGAACAGAAAGTACATACAGTACTGTAATTAATGCAGACTGGTCATActgtaacaaaacaaaagagtgGCAATGTCACAATTAAAGGTGTAAGCACCGGTAGatttatatctctcagatagtacgtgCATCGTGATTGGTTAATTTAGTGGGCCATATTCTACAGTAGTTTCCTTTCCCACACACCTGATTAAATCAGAGATAGGAGTAAATGTCTTACTAAGGTCGTTTTGGGCCTTACTGTAAGTTGCAGATCCTTGGTTTTACTGTTGATTTACAGCCTGTCAACTTCACGCTGAATGGGCTACAAATCAATGGCAAAAACATTGGTCTGTAACTTAAAGTACAGACCTTGAACTTGGTTATTATACGAGGTATGTTtagtaaggtttttttttttccaacaaaatTTTCCTGTCTACATGTATGGTACTGGGGATGCCTGTGGGATCTGATTTAGAACTAACATAGCTAGTTGTGTTTAAGGTTTCTGAGGAGAAGATCGTGATGCAGTGGAGATACAAGAGCTGGCCTGAAGGTTTGTGATCTAAGTTGTAAGCCTTACTGGACTGTTCTTGGACAACTGTACATTTGAAGGAATGCTCCCTGGCAAGGTCTTGGCAAAAAggatttagggttagggttagggttagactcTCTCTAAAGGATTTTCTAATGAAATCTGCAAATTGATAGACATTCTCAGCCTTCTCAAAAAGTTTTTGGGGAGCAGGTTATAAGGAAAGTGGAGATGGTTTTGGTGCTTAAGGCACCCAAGTGAATACCCAAAGGATGCAAGCTTTCAGGGGGGTCTGGGGACATGCTCCCGTGGGAGACACTTTAGTGCAATTCTGGGGGATTCAAAGTGACAAAAtttcacatacatgtatggaattgacacttgcatGGTGTCTTATAAGGAATACTGGAAtgttagttaaataaacatttttatgTGCGCgacacaaaaaaattttgcGGACGTGAATTTAcgtcaaagaagcttttttcaAGCTTGTATAATATCTCCAGTGACTTTACTTTAGAGCTAAAAATGTggtgtctgttttttttttctctcacttGTCGTCGTAATAAAATAAGACATACTGACTGGAAGGAGACGGTCAAACTTTCTGAGGAGGCATCTCATTGAGCCGTCGACCGGCTGGTTTTGAGAAGACTGCATTCTTGTCTTCTCTGTAGGTACATGTATGACAGACTACAGGTCCCTCTTAGTAGGAAAACCTGTAGGATGTTATAGAACTACTGTAataattaccggtattttgCATTCCTTGGAAAAATACGTACTGTACGAATCCGGAGACTATGAACACTTTGATTTGTTCTTGACATTTCCCATtgtgcagcaaccaatcagaagagacATAAAACCACAAACTAAATACTGTTACTGGTTGCAGCTTAGTTTTTTGCACATGATTGGCTTTTTGCTTGCAAAAATCTTGATACCTTTTTAGCATTTTCGACAATGAGATTGGCATGactaaggtggctcaaaccagcttcAACACAATCAAGAAACTGTACTTTACAGCACAGCTTGGGTATCGAAGAAATGacttaaaagtgttttttttaatttgaaatcaGGTCACCACTCAACTGTAACAGTCAAGCTGGATCAGAAAGACGATCGCACAGAGCTGACCCTGATACAGAGTGGAATTCCTGAAGAGGACTTTGAGCGCACCAAACAAGGCTGGAGTCAGTATTATTGGGCTAGCATGAAGCAGACATTTTGTTGGGGAACAAAATATTTCTGACTAGGGCTTCTGTATGATTTGgcactttttttctttgaacGCGTAATTGTTACATAAGAGTAGGGATAAAGACTTGCTTAAAATGCCCGAACTTATTTAAGCGCCTTTTCATACAGAGAGAATCATTACTGAATTAAACTAACTGTGTAAGATTTAGATTAcagtacatttttttttgtttttgtggctCTGAGGCAAATTTATGTGAAAACAATCATTTTTTGGCAACTTTTTCATGCTGAATGTTACAATGAACATAGTAACCATTTCAATTTTAACTGTGAAGGCTGGGTGTAGTTACAGAGCACTACTTTGATGAAGTCTTTCCATCCTTCTTTGGTGTTGACCGAGATGTTTGCAGGCCTGAATTGTTCAACATGTGTTGGGATTTTTACGTTATTCAACAACAGCCCATGGAAGGAGTGGTTGGAATGAAACACTGTGATCACCATAGCTCAATGTAGCAATAAAGAAGTTG
This genomic interval carries:
- the LOC137979036 gene encoding activator of 90 kDa heat shock protein ATPase homolog 1-like, with product MAKWGEGDPRWIVEERADAKNVNNWHWTEKNATPWSKQRIKSLLKGLEIESDQGKVTVTDVAKIDGEAYANNRKAKLIFFYEWVITLEWKGTMKDSEDIWKGKIEIPNLSEENDADELDVIVTADKNSDESFTLKNIVRSVGTKLIREKLGQYIKELTQEFSQGMILPSKDSPVVQRPGSDQNIDAFKTAVNNPTGTGDKNKKNIDAQTQVGCPISTKKLIMKEFFLTSADEIYAAFTEQKRLEAFTRNSVKVDASRGGTFVLFNGNVTGKFQELVSEEKIVMQWRYKSWPEGHHSTVTVKLDQKDDRTELTLIQSGIPEEDFERTKQGWSQYYWASMKQTFCWGTKYF